One Mycolicibacterium sarraceniae genomic window carries:
- a CDS encoding PE family protein: MSNGSCDSLFRTHTPSASVSAITTGAAAQLAKQQPMFGPGGWLIGNGLNANAATCTAPCNGGNGGLLWGNGGNGALGGSGGKGGLLFGNGGNGANGADAVYDATTGKLIAAATAGGNGGAAGLFGHGGNGGKGGNDIQAMPPVDAQPLDATGGAGGKGGRGGLMRGDAGNGGQGGNALALYGNATGGAAGQGGSAMMGNAGDGGLGGTAQAQGLGFTAHGGNGGNGGSTMIGNAGNGGKAEFGSANDGVGTGGTPGVGGNALILGNGGNGGWGGDSYNNLPADPSGSADITGVTGGAGGHGGLLGGDGGTGGEGGYVRSRNGDATGGAGGVGGGSNMGTGGHGGLGGYADSYGSGTTATGGRGGSGGQSVMGDGGTGGTGGSSDVYCSDDTASGGTGGTGGRSVINGSGGAGGTGGYAEAAKGGTASGGAGGTGGKGGFAARPGGKGGDGGNAAGGKTNTGGTGGAGGAGGTGGAHGPSGTSGKGS, from the coding sequence GTGTCGAATGGATCCTGCGACAGCCTGTTCCGGACGCACACCCCGTCAGCCTCGGTCTCGGCGATCACGACGGGCGCCGCGGCCCAGTTGGCCAAACAGCAGCCGATGTTCGGTCCCGGCGGTTGGTTGATCGGCAACGGTCTCAACGCAAATGCCGCCACCTGCACCGCACCGTGCAACGGCGGCAATGGCGGGCTGCTGTGGGGCAATGGCGGCAACGGTGCCCTAGGCGGCAGCGGCGGCAAGGGTGGGTTGTTGTTCGGCAACGGAGGCAACGGGGCCAATGGAGCTGACGCCGTCTATGACGCGACGACAGGCAAGCTGATCGCCGCTGCCACGGCCGGCGGCAACGGCGGTGCCGCCGGGCTCTTCGGTCACGGCGGAAATGGCGGTAAGGGCGGCAACGACATTCAGGCCATGCCTCCCGTTGATGCGCAACCTCTAGATGCCACTGGCGGAGCCGGGGGCAAGGGTGGCAGAGGTGGCCTGATGAGAGGCGATGCCGGCAACGGCGGCCAGGGCGGTAACGCGTTGGCACTTTATGGCAATGCCACCGGCGGCGCTGCCGGACAGGGCGGATCAGCGATGATGGGCAACGCCGGCGACGGTGGTCTTGGCGGTACCGCGCAGGCTCAGGGTCTCGGGTTCACCGCGCATGGCGGTAACGGCGGCAACGGCGGCTCGACCATGATCGGTAATGCTGGAAACGGTGGCAAAGCGGAATTCGGTAGCGCGAACGACGGTGTGGGGACCGGCGGGACGCCCGGAGTCGGGGGGAACGCACTGATCCTCGGAAACGGGGGCAACGGCGGATGGGGTGGTGACAGCTATAACAACCTGCCGGCCGACCCGTCGGGCTCCGCCGATATCACTGGCGTGACCGGTGGCGCCGGGGGCCACGGCGGGCTGCTCGGCGGCGACGGGGGCACCGGAGGCGAAGGCGGCTACGTGCGTTCCCGGAACGGTGACGCCACCGGTGGCGCCGGCGGAGTCGGCGGCGGGTCGAACATGGGCACCGGCGGCCACGGTGGCCTCGGCGGCTACGCCGACTCCTACGGTTCGGGGACGACGGCGACCGGCGGTCGCGGTGGCTCCGGCGGTCAGTCGGTGATGGGCGATGGCGGTACGGGTGGAACCGGCGGCTCCAGCGATGTCTATTGCTCCGATGACACCGCGAGCGGCGGTACCGGCGGGACCGGTGGCCGATCAGTCATCAATGGGTCGGGCGGCGCCGGCGGTACGGGCGGCTACGCCGAAGCTGCCAAAGGCGGGACGGCATCCGGAGGTGCCGGTGGCACTGGTGGAAAGGGCGGATTTGCGGCCCGTCCCGGCGGCAAGGGCGGCGACGGCGGCAATGCGGCGGGCGGCAAGACCAACACCGGCGGGACCGGGGGCGCGGGAGGGGCCGGCGGCACCGGGGGAGCACACGGTCCAAGCGGCACCAGCGGAAAGGGCTCCTAG
- a CDS encoding GH39 family glycosyl hydrolase, translating to MVTSCTGNSHRDIDPPGWGFTHTQFSADAGDADAVDTAVKAISEVPMIQAQHIMGFGADNPESSPGQFNFDSLDRRMDFIRRTGGIPVIILCCAPDWMKGGRPGTTDWDRLETAPLREHFADFAALSAVVAKRYPYVRHFIVWNEFKGFFDDVKNRWDAAGYTDLYNAVYDALKSVNPANQVGGPYLDFDHPSDPSYTSLDLRGPWGAVDQRVLDAFVEWNQRRRGVDFVVVDGHATVSEGVADEFAALEKFTAVNDWLRKQVSVPIWWAEWYVEPTRPDWTPQHRIALRVAAMIKLASSGASVVLYWNPRPESAVCAVCLWTDTQKPGGGQPLPFLTDVLARFARSFPPNIPRSTVQVGDGLLALASQRALVIVNTTGVTASASVDGRRIDVSPYEVRWLAAHAGTWS from the coding sequence ATGGTTACCAGTTGCACGGGGAACAGCCACCGCGATATCGACCCGCCTGGCTGGGGTTTCACTCACACCCAGTTCAGCGCAGATGCCGGTGACGCCGACGCGGTCGACACCGCTGTGAAGGCGATCAGCGAGGTGCCGATGATTCAGGCCCAGCACATCATGGGCTTTGGAGCTGACAACCCCGAGTCGTCGCCTGGCCAGTTCAACTTCGACAGCCTCGACCGGCGCATGGACTTCATTCGTCGGACCGGAGGAATTCCGGTGATCATCTTGTGCTGTGCCCCCGACTGGATGAAGGGTGGCCGGCCTGGGACCACCGACTGGGACCGCTTGGAGACTGCACCGCTTCGCGAGCATTTCGCCGACTTTGCCGCGCTGAGCGCTGTCGTTGCGAAGAGGTACCCCTACGTGCGTCACTTCATCGTGTGGAACGAGTTCAAAGGCTTCTTCGATGACGTCAAGAACCGATGGGACGCAGCCGGATACACGGATCTCTACAACGCTGTCTACGACGCGCTGAAGTCTGTCAACCCTGCCAACCAGGTCGGCGGTCCCTATCTCGACTTCGACCATCCATCAGATCCTTCGTACACCTCACTCGATCTACGGGGTCCATGGGGAGCTGTCGACCAACGGGTGCTCGACGCGTTCGTCGAATGGAATCAGCGCCGTAGGGGTGTCGACTTCGTCGTCGTCGACGGGCACGCGACGGTGTCCGAAGGCGTTGCGGATGAGTTCGCGGCGCTGGAAAAGTTCACTGCCGTCAACGACTGGCTCCGAAAACAAGTGAGCGTGCCCATTTGGTGGGCCGAGTGGTACGTCGAGCCGACTCGACCGGACTGGACGCCGCAGCACCGGATAGCACTGCGTGTGGCCGCGATGATCAAGCTCGCGAGTAGCGGAGCCTCCGTTGTCCTGTATTGGAATCCACGCCCGGAGAGCGCCGTCTGCGCGGTCTGTCTGTGGACTGATACGCAAAAGCCCGGCGGGGGACAGCCACTGCCGTTTCTGACCGACGTGCTGGCGCGGTTCGCCCGGTCGTTTCCGCCGAATATTCCACGCTCGACTGTCCAGGTGGGCGACGGGCTGCTGGCGCTGGCATCCCAGCGTGCTCTGGTGATTGTGAACACGACCGGCGTGACGGCCAGTGCATCTGTCGATGGCCGGCGAATTGATGTGTCGCCTTACGAAGTGCGCTGGCTTGCAGCGCATGCCGGCACCTGGAGTTAA
- a CDS encoding glycosyltransferase family 2 protein gives MTVANSGHAVTASVVICAYSFNRFDDTLAAVASVRGQSVKPAEIVVVVDHNPDLYRQFSEVLADVTVVENRYKQGLSGGKDTGVEMTSGDVVAFLDDDAVAHPDWLAHLCAGYADERVAGVGGTTLPLWASERPRWFPEEFDWVLGCTFTGREPGQVRNLLGGNASFRREVFSIAGGFPSHMGRTSADRRPLGCEETEFCIRVAQRRPDWIYMFEPRAVIWHRVGAERERFAYFRSRCFAEGLSKAAVTRSVGFSDGLAAERKYTTRILTRGVARGLGSALSGDLAGLERTWAISVGLLTAAAGYARGGAPVRRGRAMTGVE, from the coding sequence ATGACAGTCGCGAACTCGGGCCATGCCGTCACCGCGTCGGTGGTGATCTGCGCCTATTCTTTTAATCGCTTCGACGACACTCTTGCCGCGGTGGCATCGGTTCGAGGCCAGAGCGTGAAACCGGCGGAAATCGTGGTCGTCGTCGACCACAACCCGGATCTCTACCGGCAATTCAGCGAGGTCCTGGCTGATGTGACGGTAGTGGAGAATCGTTACAAACAGGGCCTTTCCGGCGGCAAAGACACTGGCGTGGAGATGACCTCGGGTGATGTGGTGGCCTTCCTCGACGACGATGCCGTCGCTCATCCCGATTGGCTGGCGCACCTGTGTGCAGGCTACGCCGATGAGCGCGTCGCCGGTGTGGGTGGCACTACGTTGCCGTTGTGGGCATCAGAACGGCCGCGCTGGTTCCCTGAGGAATTCGACTGGGTACTGGGCTGCACCTTCACCGGAAGGGAACCCGGGCAGGTTCGGAACTTGCTGGGCGGCAACGCCTCGTTCCGTCGGGAGGTCTTCTCGATCGCTGGTGGATTCCCCAGCCATATGGGCCGCACATCGGCGGATCGACGCCCGCTGGGTTGTGAGGAGACCGAATTCTGCATCCGAGTGGCTCAACGCCGGCCCGACTGGATATACATGTTCGAACCTCGAGCGGTGATCTGGCATCGGGTCGGGGCCGAACGGGAACGGTTCGCCTACTTCCGGTCTCGGTGCTTCGCCGAAGGTCTGTCCAAGGCTGCCGTAACGCGCAGTGTCGGATTCTCTGACGGACTCGCCGCTGAACGGAAATACACGACCCGGATACTCACCCGCGGGGTTGCACGAGGCCTCGGCAGCGCCTTGAGCGGTGACTTGGCCGGGCTCGAGCGCACCTGGGCCATCTCGGTGGGTCTACTCACCGCCGCGGCCGGATATGCCCGCGGGGGTGCTCCGGTCCGCCGAGGGCGGGCGATGACGGGCGTCGAATGA
- a CDS encoding FAD-dependent oxidoreductase — translation MTRVAIIGAGPYGLSIAAHLRARGIPFRIFGTPMSSWRHHMPAGMMLKSQPFASSLSAPGGQGSLAAYCATKGIPYHDIDIPVSLELFTEYALDFQEGFVEVVEPRQVVALDRTNDGYLLELDDGEVLPADLVVCAIGISYFDQIPEELQHLPSQLVSHTAAHSDLSDFADRRVAVVGGGSSAVDFATLAHEAGAHVSVVARRPVKFTPTPPPGPRPWWQRICYPSSGLGPSIPLWLYEKVPNLFRHLPGGVRLRLIRRVLGPQTPSTMKARFEAGVGVTVVDRIEQAHPERGKVRLVLAMRDGRRREMTVDHVIAAAGYYPRVSSVDFLSEELRSSIRTHAEMPVLSAKFESSVPGLYFVGLPAVNSFGPLMRFVVGAQYVAPRVAHEVARRVRALEPTESRNRTADPVR, via the coding sequence ATGACCAGGGTTGCGATCATCGGAGCAGGACCATACGGACTTTCGATTGCGGCGCATTTGCGTGCGCGCGGCATCCCGTTCCGGATCTTCGGCACACCAATGAGCAGTTGGCGCCACCACATGCCGGCGGGAATGATGTTGAAGTCCCAGCCTTTCGCTTCGAGCCTGAGCGCACCGGGCGGGCAGGGATCGCTCGCCGCCTATTGCGCGACGAAGGGAATTCCCTACCACGACATCGATATTCCAGTCAGTCTGGAGTTGTTCACCGAGTACGCGCTGGATTTCCAGGAAGGCTTTGTCGAAGTTGTGGAGCCGCGGCAGGTGGTGGCGCTGGATCGCACGAACGACGGCTACCTGCTCGAGCTCGACGACGGTGAGGTTCTCCCCGCGGACCTCGTCGTCTGCGCGATCGGCATCAGCTACTTCGATCAGATTCCTGAGGAGCTGCAGCATCTTCCGAGCCAGCTGGTCAGCCACACCGCAGCCCATAGCGACCTATCCGATTTCGCCGACCGGCGCGTCGCCGTCGTCGGTGGTGGCTCGTCAGCGGTGGACTTCGCCACCCTCGCGCACGAAGCAGGCGCGCACGTGTCGGTGGTGGCGCGACGCCCGGTGAAGTTCACGCCCACACCACCGCCGGGACCACGACCGTGGTGGCAACGGATTTGCTACCCGTCGTCAGGTCTTGGCCCATCGATACCGTTATGGCTGTACGAGAAGGTCCCGAACCTGTTCCGGCACCTGCCGGGGGGTGTCCGGCTCAGGTTGATTCGGCGGGTCCTGGGGCCGCAGACGCCGTCGACGATGAAGGCTCGGTTCGAGGCCGGTGTCGGGGTCACGGTCGTCGATCGGATCGAGCAGGCCCATCCAGAACGGGGAAAGGTCCGGCTTGTTCTCGCGATGCGCGACGGTCGTCGACGCGAGATGACCGTCGACCACGTGATCGCCGCAGCGGGTTACTACCCGCGGGTCTCGTCGGTCGACTTCCTCAGCGAGGAGCTTCGCTCGTCGATCCGCACGCATGCCGAAATGCCCGTTTTATCAGCAAAATTCGAGAGTTCCGTGCCGGGTCTGTATTTCGTCGGGCTGCCCGCCGTCAACAGCTTCGGCCCGCTGATGCGGTTCGTTGTCGGTGCACAGTACGTTGCCCCGCGGGTGGCTCACGAGGTGGCACGCCGGGTGCGGGCGCTCGAGCCAACAGAAAGCCGGAATCGCACAGCGGATCCGGTTCGGTAG
- a CDS encoding ATP-grasp domain-containing protein encodes MLIAEHANDLGDTFLFPRIAPALPRRLASKRGLHELCLESAVPTPAAAFPTSLDELEKFAFDATFPLVVKNLEAFERRRAPVVGGTTRVDNPADLYALARGWGNTFSVILQEYLPRESAEDWIVHSYCDESSIPLVQFTGVKVRSFPPHVGMTTCAYAVGNPALQEMTTQFVKSIDYRGCLDLDWRYDRRDGQYKLLDFNPRVGAQFRLFETEAGVDVVRALHLDLTGRDIPSAGQVEARRFLLENLDLPARFAFRNSDYSTPSAPAGPSSTEFAWVARDDMRPFFFMVIRMIPPAVARLWQRWWTGRRRTRSGRAGRRAQP; translated from the coding sequence GTGCTGATCGCCGAACATGCCAACGACCTGGGGGACACCTTTCTGTTCCCGCGGATCGCGCCGGCGCTGCCCCGGCGGCTGGCGAGTAAACGGGGGTTGCACGAGCTGTGCCTCGAGAGCGCTGTCCCAACGCCCGCGGCGGCCTTTCCCACGAGCCTCGATGAATTGGAGAAGTTCGCATTCGACGCGACATTTCCGTTGGTGGTGAAGAATTTGGAAGCGTTCGAGCGGCGCCGCGCACCGGTGGTGGGCGGCACCACCCGGGTCGACAACCCTGCCGACCTCTACGCGCTGGCTCGCGGCTGGGGCAATACGTTCAGCGTGATTCTGCAGGAGTACTTGCCGCGCGAGAGCGCCGAAGATTGGATCGTGCACTCCTATTGCGATGAATCATCAATTCCCCTAGTTCAATTCACGGGTGTGAAGGTTCGTTCGTTCCCACCGCATGTCGGCATGACAACGTGCGCGTATGCGGTAGGCAATCCTGCTCTGCAGGAGATGACCACCCAGTTCGTCAAGAGTATCGATTACCGGGGCTGCCTCGATCTCGACTGGCGGTACGACCGGCGGGACGGCCAGTACAAACTCCTCGATTTCAATCCTCGGGTCGGCGCGCAGTTCCGGCTATTCGAAACCGAGGCGGGGGTCGATGTCGTGCGTGCCCTTCATCTCGACCTCACCGGACGCGATATTCCGTCTGCGGGACAGGTTGAAGCGCGCCGCTTCTTACTGGAGAATCTCGATCTTCCTGCCCGATTCGCCTTTCGCAACAGTGACTACTCAACACCGTCGGCTCCCGCCGGCCCGTCGTCCACCGAATTCGCCTGGGTGGCCCGCGACGATATGAGGCCCTTCTTCTTCATGGTGATCCGGATGATTCCTCCTGCGGTTGCGCGGCTTTGGCAACGCTGGTGGACCGGTCGGCGGCGAACACGCAGTGGGCGGGCGGGGCGAAGGGCGCAACCATGA
- a CDS encoding polysaccharide deacetylase family protein — translation MIQSVPILMYHAVAERPPSTTRRLSVSPRALEEQLAYLVAHGFTGLTFAQLARAFRSGTELPERPVALTFDDGYADFVSDAWPILSRYGFSATVFVTTGWIADAGAHAAGRSPDRMMSWAQIRELAASNIEIGAHSHSHPELDQIDVAQMSHELMGSRELLENGIGRGVTTLAYPFGYASARVRAAARTAGFESAAAVRNMRATRSDDPFMLPRLTIRRATSMASFAAMVSGPGATILRWERLLTAGWAPLRAAKRSARRS, via the coding sequence ATGATCCAGTCGGTCCCCATCCTGATGTATCACGCTGTCGCCGAGCGGCCCCCGTCGACAACCAGGCGGCTCTCGGTCAGTCCCCGAGCGCTGGAGGAACAGCTCGCCTACCTGGTCGCCCACGGGTTCACCGGTCTCACATTCGCCCAACTCGCCAGGGCATTCCGGTCCGGTACGGAGCTGCCTGAGCGGCCGGTGGCCCTGACATTCGACGACGGCTACGCCGATTTCGTGTCCGATGCCTGGCCCATCTTGTCGCGGTACGGTTTCTCGGCAACCGTTTTTGTCACGACCGGCTGGATCGCCGACGCCGGCGCCCACGCCGCGGGGCGCTCACCGGATCGCATGATGAGTTGGGCACAGATCCGGGAGCTGGCTGCGTCGAATATCGAAATCGGGGCGCATAGCCACAGCCACCCCGAGCTCGACCAGATCGATGTCGCCCAGATGTCGCATGAGCTCATGGGCAGCCGCGAACTGCTCGAGAACGGTATCGGAAGGGGGGTCACCACCCTCGCATATCCGTTCGGGTACGCGAGTGCACGAGTCCGGGCCGCAGCTCGAACTGCCGGTTTCGAAAGTGCGGCAGCCGTCAGAAATATGCGAGCGACACGGTCTGACGATCCTTTCATGTTGCCGCGCTTAACGATCCGACGGGCCACCAGTATGGCTAGCTTCGCGGCGATGGTGTCGGGGCCGGGCGCCACGATCCTCCGCTGGGAACGTTTGCTGACAGCCGGGTGGGCGCCGCTACGCGCCGCCAAACGCTCGGCCAGACGGAGCTGA
- a CDS encoding lipopolysaccharide biosynthesis protein, translating to MSERIELEPSASSVGEPVESPVRRGGEVDSADGGLFLRNAYALVLNTGITGALGLVYWFLAAHHYRDADVGRGSAAISALMALTSLVSLNAAGTLNRFIPKAGKHSFAVVACAYVLTSAAVAALAFCFLATLSWWGGPVFDLLRTPSMQLWFVGGAVVASVITVQESVLTGLRAAVWVPLWNAIFGVAKIILLLLLAGSMPRSGVFFSWIVPMVVIMFPASLQIFVWLLPRHIRRTAPDIALQRGQIGRFFAADYLGALFMFATMFLVPVLVAARVEAHTYAYFFLAWSVAGILNMVACNLSTSMAVESVYDMGSLARHCRAALTRAVGLLLVGVVGVSLAAPYALGLFGPGYLDAAPVLQLLAFASLPAGIIEIYLGTLRARTQRRQIIWVQSARGMLVLALVVVLMRCSQLFAGFGDPRITAVGVAVLVGQGVVMLAVLPGLGRVLGYRRHSLHGCASR from the coding sequence ATGTCTGAGCGAATTGAGTTGGAGCCATCGGCGTCGAGCGTCGGCGAGCCCGTCGAAAGCCCGGTCCGTCGAGGTGGCGAAGTCGACAGCGCAGACGGCGGGTTGTTCCTTCGCAATGCCTACGCACTCGTGCTCAACACCGGGATCACCGGGGCCCTCGGACTGGTGTACTGGTTTCTGGCCGCGCACCATTACCGCGACGCCGACGTGGGACGTGGCTCGGCGGCGATCTCCGCTCTGATGGCGCTGACGAGTCTGGTATCGCTGAACGCGGCAGGAACGCTCAATCGCTTCATACCCAAGGCCGGTAAGCACTCGTTCGCTGTGGTTGCCTGCGCCTACGTCCTCACCTCCGCCGCCGTTGCCGCTCTGGCCTTCTGCTTTCTCGCCACGCTCAGCTGGTGGGGAGGGCCGGTATTCGATCTCCTACGTACGCCGAGCATGCAGCTGTGGTTCGTCGGCGGGGCGGTGGTCGCGAGTGTGATCACCGTGCAGGAGAGTGTCCTCACCGGGCTGCGAGCTGCCGTGTGGGTGCCGTTGTGGAACGCCATTTTCGGCGTCGCGAAGATCATCCTGTTGTTGTTGCTCGCCGGATCCATGCCCCGTTCCGGAGTCTTCTTCTCCTGGATCGTCCCCATGGTCGTGATCATGTTTCCTGCCAGTCTCCAGATCTTCGTGTGGCTGCTGCCACGGCACATACGCAGGACAGCTCCCGACATCGCGTTGCAACGCGGTCAGATTGGCCGGTTCTTCGCGGCTGACTACCTTGGTGCGCTCTTCATGTTCGCGACCATGTTCCTCGTCCCCGTCCTCGTCGCGGCCCGTGTCGAAGCCCACACCTACGCATACTTCTTCCTGGCATGGTCCGTCGCAGGCATCTTGAACATGGTCGCGTGCAATCTGTCGACGTCCATGGCGGTGGAAAGCGTCTATGACATGGGTAGTTTGGCCCGGCACTGCCGCGCGGCGCTCACCCGTGCAGTGGGCCTGCTGTTGGTCGGCGTAGTGGGAGTCAGCCTCGCCGCGCCGTACGCACTGGGGCTGTTCGGGCCTGGCTACCTCGACGCCGCTCCCGTGCTGCAGCTGCTGGCGTTCGCCAGTCTGCCGGCCGGGATCATTGAAATCTACCTCGGCACCCTCAGAGCGAGAACTCAACGACGGCAAATTATTTGGGTCCAATCTGCGCGCGGGATGCTGGTGTTGGCATTGGTCGTCGTGTTGATGCGCTGCTCCCAGTTGTTCGCGGGCTTCGGCGACCCGAGGATCACTGCGGTGGGAGTGGCGGTGCTGGTTGGCCAGGGTGTGGTGATGCTTGCCGTGCTCCCAGGACTCGGGCGAGTCCTCGGGTACCGCCGCCACTCGCTGCACGGGTGTGCAAGCCGATGA